GACCACAGCTTCATTTTCTGAATGTCGATCACACGTGGCTTGTTTAGGATTTTACTTTTCAGCGCATCCAGGTCCACACCCGCGGGCGCAGATTCCAGTAAGATCAATAAGGTTTTCTTCAAATTCTTAACGACGTGGAACAAAATGTAGATCGTGATACCGATGGATAAAAGAGGATCCAGAATCGGAATATTGTTGAATTGTAAAATGATACTGACCACTAGGACAGCAATCCAGCCTAGCACATCTTCAAGTAAATGCCAGCTTAGCATCTTGGAATTCAAGCCTTCTCCATGCCTTAATTTTAACGCGGCAAATCCATTCACGAGAACTCCGAGGATTGCCAGCCACATCATTCCATCTGAATGAGGCGAAACAGGGTCAAGCAGTCTTTTCCCTGCTTCATAAAAAATATATAATGACCCGCTAATCAGGACGGTTCCGCTCAATAAAGCCCCAAGCAGGGAAAAGCGTTTATAGCCGAAAGGGTATTTCTCCGTAGCTCCTTTATTCGATTTTTTCTCCAGCAGCCAGGAGGCACCGAGTGACAAAGTATCGCCGAAATCATGTATTGCATCCGCAACAATTGCAATACTGCCAG
This portion of the Mesobacillus sp. S13 genome encodes:
- a CDS encoding cation diffusion facilitator family transporter is translated as MPQDSKTSKRMGLAFFLNAGFTVIEIIGGILTGSIAIVADAIHDFGDTLSLGASWLLEKKSNKGATEKYPFGYKRFSLLGALLSGTVLISGSLYIFYEAGKRLLDPVSPHSDGMMWLAILGVLVNGFAALKLRHGEGLNSKMLSWHLLEDVLGWIAVLVVSIILQFNNIPILDPLLSIGITIYILFHVVKNLKKTLLILLESAPAGVDLDALKSKILNKPRVIDIQKMKLWSLDGKENAAMIHLLVENMEPEESDQLRSEIRKFLETEKISDSTLELNYEKS